One window from the genome of Xenorhabdus bovienii SS-2004 encodes:
- a CDS encoding DUF6347 domain-containing protein, with amino-acid sequence MIAFNLKRGLTMINYANSFWCKAINIAIVGVIYFFLMNISRVASSIGDYLIFFLFFSCIQISVEIIYDNINSFSSKYLNQTLLNNVMALIEVKGNYRGFYQLWGLITSMYWCFIFYKYYLFTPYYQK; translated from the coding sequence ATGATTGCATTTAACCTCAAAAGAGGTCTAACTATGATAAATTACGCTAATTCTTTTTGGTGTAAAGCTATTAATATTGCTATTGTTGGTGTAATTTACTTTTTCCTGATGAATATATCGCGAGTTGCTTCATCTATTGGCGATTATCTGATCTTTTTTTTATTTTTTTCTTGCATTCAAATTTCTGTTGAAATAATTTATGATAATATCAATAGCTTTTCTTCGAAATACCTTAATCAGACTCTGTTAAATAATGTTATGGCACTAATTGAAGTTAAGGGAAATTATCGAGGTTTTTATCAGTTGTGGGGACTGATTACCTCTATGTACTGGTGTTTCATTTTTTATAAATACTACCTATTTACTCCTTATTATCAAAAATAA
- the yfcD gene encoding NUDIX hydrolase YfcD has product MVEEKSAGIEWIDIVNEGNEVIAQATRQQMRSQNLRHRATYIVVHDGMGKILVQHRTETKDFYPGRLDATAGGVVMVGENMLDSARREAEEELGIAGVPFAEHGIFYYEEKTCRTWGGLFSCVSHGPFALQEEEVSAVYWLSPEEITARCDEFTPDSLKALSLWLARNRQRELPENG; this is encoded by the coding sequence ATGGTGGAAGAGAAATCAGCAGGTATTGAGTGGATTGATATCGTCAATGAAGGCAATGAAGTGATCGCGCAGGCGACTCGGCAGCAGATGCGTAGCCAAAACTTGAGGCATCGTGCGACTTACATTGTTGTGCATGATGGTATGGGCAAAATTCTGGTTCAGCATCGTACAGAAACGAAAGATTTTTACCCTGGAAGATTGGATGCAACGGCCGGTGGCGTGGTCATGGTGGGAGAAAACATGCTTGATTCTGCCCGCCGGGAAGCAGAAGAAGAGCTGGGGATCGCGGGTGTGCCTTTTGCTGAACATGGTATCTTCTATTATGAAGAAAAAACCTGCCGGACATGGGGAGGGTTATTCAGTTGTGTCAGCCACGGGCCGTTTGCATTACAGGAAGAAGAAGTCTCGGCTGTTTACTGGTTGTCGCCAGAAGAAATTACTGCCCGTTGTGATGAATTTACGCCGGATTCTCTGAAAGCCCTGTCTTTGTGGCTAGCGCGTAACAGACAGAGGGAACTGCCTGAAAATGGATGA
- a CDS encoding glutathione binding-like protein, whose translation MIDLYYAPTPNGYKISLFLEEAGLPYTIYPINIGTGEQFKPEFLAISPNNKIPAIVDHQPADGGEPISIFESGAILLYLANKTGQLLSKDVRERNQQLQWLFWQVAGFGPMLGQNHHFNHYASEVVPYAINRYMEESRRLVNVLNTQLEKTPYLGGNEYSIADIATYPWARCHEHQKINLNDYPAVEKWLKKIEQRPATQAAYNNG comes from the coding sequence ATGATAGACCTATATTATGCTCCAACGCCAAACGGCTATAAAATATCATTGTTCCTTGAAGAAGCCGGCCTACCTTACACTATCTACCCAATCAATATCGGCACCGGAGAACAATTCAAACCCGAATTTCTGGCCATTTCGCCTAATAATAAAATTCCGGCAATTGTTGATCACCAACCCGCCGATGGAGGAGAACCCATTTCCATCTTTGAGTCAGGCGCTATTCTACTCTATCTGGCGAATAAAACCGGTCAACTGTTAAGCAAGGATGTACGTGAACGCAATCAGCAATTGCAATGGCTATTCTGGCAGGTTGCCGGCTTTGGCCCTATGCTCGGCCAAAATCACCATTTCAATCATTACGCTTCTGAAGTCGTACCTTATGCCATTAATCGCTATATGGAAGAATCACGGCGTTTAGTCAATGTTCTGAATACCCAACTGGAAAAAACGCCGTATCTTGGCGGAAATGAGTACAGCATCGCCGATATCGCTACCTATCCGTGGGCTAGATGTCATGAACATCAAAAAATTAATCTGAATGATTACCCTGCGGTTGAAAAATGGCTTAAGAAAATTGAACAACGCCCTGCAACACAAGCCGCATACAACAATGGCTAA
- a CDS encoding TIGR01777 family oxidoreductase yields the protein MRILITGGTGLIGYRLTCQLLSLSHSITILSRSPQKVYSLFSEQVECWATLNNKNNLNDFDAVINLAGEPIADKRWTSAQKTKLCQSRWQLTEKLSHLINASEFPPSVFISGSAVSYYGDQGQAVVSENDLPHDEFAHQLCKQWETLALQAESEKTRVCLLRTGIVLASNGGVLKKMLPLFRLGLGGKMGDGKQYIPWIHIDDMVNGIYYLLVSPELSGPFNMTAPYPVHNDLFSAALANVLHRPAFIRMPAFVLKIIIGEAAMLVLGGQQAIPKRLEEGGFGFRYFELEEAFKDLLKEEANSP from the coding sequence ATGCGTATCTTAATTACTGGGGGTACGGGGCTGATTGGTTATCGATTGACTTGCCAATTACTTTCGCTTTCCCATTCCATCACCATTTTGAGCCGTTCTCCACAAAAGGTATATTCTCTGTTCTCCGAACAAGTTGAATGTTGGGCAACACTGAATAATAAAAATAACCTGAATGATTTTGATGCAGTCATCAATCTTGCTGGTGAACCCATTGCAGATAAGCGCTGGACATCAGCACAAAAAACAAAACTCTGTCAAAGCCGCTGGCAACTCACTGAGAAATTAAGTCATTTGATTAATGCCAGTGAATTTCCGCCTTCTGTATTTATTTCCGGTTCAGCCGTTAGCTATTACGGTGATCAGGGGCAAGCGGTAGTCTCTGAAAATGATCTTCCTCATGACGAGTTTGCCCATCAGCTCTGTAAGCAGTGGGAAACACTGGCATTACAGGCAGAAAGTGAAAAAACCCGAGTGTGCCTGCTGCGGACAGGAATTGTGCTGGCAAGTAACGGCGGAGTGCTGAAAAAAATGCTGCCACTATTTCGATTGGGTTTAGGCGGTAAAATGGGTGATGGGAAGCAATATATACCTTGGATCCACATTGATGATATGGTCAATGGTATCTATTACCTGCTGGTATCACCTGAACTGAGCGGCCCATTCAACATGACAGCCCCTTATCCTGTGCATAATGATCTGTTTAGTGCAGCACTGGCGAACGTGCTGCATCGCCCCGCTTTCATTCGCATGCCTGCTTTTGTATTAAAAATAATCATTGGAGAGGCTGCTATGCTGGTTTTAGGTGGACAACAGGCTATTCCCAAGCGGCTGGAAGAAGGAGGATTCGGCTTCCGCTATTTTGAATTAGAGGAAGCCTTCAAAGATTTATTAAAGGAGGAAGCTAATTCACCTTAA
- a CDS encoding UbiX family flavin prenyltransferase: MKKLIVGLTGASGAIYGVRLLQVLQSVEGIETHLVISQSARQTLALETDYTLRDVQALADVVHDNRDIAASISSGSFKTLGMVILPCSIKTLSGIVHSYTDGLITRAADVVLKEGRKLVLSVRETPLHLGHLRLMTQAAEIGAVIMPPVPAFYHRPDHIQDIIDQTVNRVLDQFNIELPQDLFNRWQGAKQIEI; encoded by the coding sequence ATGAAAAAATTGATTGTCGGGCTGACGGGAGCAAGTGGCGCGATTTATGGCGTCAGATTATTGCAGGTCTTGCAGTCGGTTGAGGGCATTGAAACGCATCTGGTTATCAGCCAGTCTGCCCGGCAAACATTGGCTCTGGAGACGGATTATACGCTGCGGGATGTGCAGGCACTGGCTGATGTGGTGCATGATAACCGCGATATCGCTGCTTCTATCTCTTCAGGGTCATTTAAAACCTTAGGGATGGTTATCTTGCCCTGCTCGATAAAAACCCTGTCGGGTATCGTGCATAGTTATACTGATGGCTTGATCACCCGTGCTGCTGATGTTGTTTTGAAAGAAGGACGCAAGCTGGTATTGAGTGTCCGGGAAACGCCTCTGCATTTAGGGCATTTGAGATTAATGACTCAGGCGGCTGAAATAGGGGCGGTGATTATGCCGCCTGTGCCGGCATTTTACCACCGTCCCGATCATATTCAGGACATTATTGACCAGACGGTCAACCGAGTACTCGATCAGTTTAATATCGAGCTGCCACAAGATTTATTCAACCGGTGGCAGGGAGCGAAACAAATTGAAATTTAA
- the purF gene encoding amidophosphoribosyltransferase produces MCGIVGIVGFTPVNQSIYDALTVLQHRGQDAAGIATIDGNNEFRLRKANGLVKDVFETRHMLRLQGTTGIGHVRYPTAGSSSASEAQPFYVNSPFGITLAHNGNLTNAHKLKKMLFEHARRHVNTTSDSEILLNIFANELTQFPDFPLEPDDIFAAIAEMHKKIRGAYACVALIIGHGLVAFRDPNGIRPLVLGKRVLEDGRNEYMVASESVALDTLGFEFLRDVASGEAIYITEKGQLFTRQCVENPALTPCLFEFVYFARPDSFIDKISVYNARLRMGRKLGEKIAREWEDLHIDVVIPVPETSCDTALEIAHILDKPYRQGFVKNRYVGRTFIMPGQQERRKSVRRKLNANRAEFRGKNVLLVDDSIVRGTTSEQIVELAREAGAKKVYFASAAPEVRFPNVYGIDMPNANELIAHGREVDEIRQLIGADALIYQDLRDLINAVREENPDIEKFECSVFDGIYVTKDIDQIYLDYLENLRKDDAMKLRGQSEIEDLEIYNEG; encoded by the coding sequence ATGTGCGGTATTGTCGGTATCGTCGGTTTTACACCGGTTAACCAGTCGATTTATGATGCATTAACGGTGCTTCAGCACCGTGGGCAAGATGCAGCAGGCATTGCAACTATTGATGGTAACAATGAGTTCCGTTTACGCAAGGCCAATGGTTTGGTCAAGGACGTGTTTGAGACACGGCACATGCTGCGTTTACAGGGAACAACTGGGATCGGACACGTCCGTTACCCAACAGCGGGTAGTTCCAGCGCCTCTGAAGCGCAGCCTTTTTACGTGAATTCGCCCTTTGGTATCACACTGGCGCATAACGGCAATCTGACAAACGCACATAAGTTGAAAAAAATGCTGTTTGAACATGCACGCCGCCATGTTAATACCACATCAGATTCTGAAATCCTGCTCAATATTTTTGCCAATGAACTTACCCAATTCCCGGATTTTCCACTGGAGCCAGATGATATCTTTGCGGCGATTGCAGAGATGCACAAAAAAATCCGTGGAGCTTATGCCTGTGTTGCCCTGATTATTGGACATGGCTTGGTGGCTTTCCGTGATCCGAACGGTATCCGGCCTTTGGTTCTGGGGAAACGTGTGCTGGAAGATGGGCGCAATGAATATATGGTCGCATCGGAAAGCGTGGCACTGGATACATTGGGTTTTGAATTCCTGCGTGATGTGGCTTCTGGCGAAGCGATCTATATCACTGAAAAAGGGCAGTTATTTACCCGCCAGTGTGTAGAAAATCCTGCATTAACGCCTTGTTTATTCGAGTTTGTCTATTTTGCCCGTCCTGACTCCTTTATTGACAAAATATCAGTATATAACGCGCGGTTACGGATGGGCCGGAAACTGGGCGAAAAAATTGCCCGCGAATGGGAAGATCTGCATATTGATGTCGTGATCCCTGTTCCTGAAACGTCTTGTGATACCGCACTGGAAATAGCCCATATTCTGGATAAACCCTACCGTCAGGGGTTTGTCAAAAACCGTTATGTGGGGCGCACCTTTATCATGCCCGGCCAGCAGGAACGCCGCAAATCGGTTCGTCGTAAACTGAATGCCAATCGTGCTGAATTCCGTGGTAAAAATGTCTTGTTGGTAGATGATTCAATTGTACGTGGTACGACCTCAGAGCAAATTGTGGAATTAGCTCGCGAAGCTGGCGCTAAGAAGGTCTATTTTGCTTCGGCAGCACCGGAAGTTCGCTTCCCGAATGTCTATGGTATAGATATGCCTAATGCTAATGAACTGATTGCCCACGGTCGAGAAGTTGATGAAATTCGCCAGCTCATTGGTGCTGATGCGCTGATATATCAGGATCTTCGCGATCTTATCAACGCGGTGCGTGAAGAAAACCCTGATATTGAAAAATTCGAATGTTCTGTATTTGATGGTATCTATGTTACGAAAGATATCGACCAGATTTACCTCGATTATCTGGAGAATCTTCGTAAAGATGATGCCATGAAATTGCGTGGGCAGAGCGAAATTGAGGATCTGGAAATATATAATGAGGGATAA
- the cvpA gene encoding colicin V production protein, which yields MVWIDYTIIAIIGFSALVSLIRGFVREALSLVTWGCAFFVASHFYTYLAAYFTRLEDELVRNGVAIAILFIATLIVGAVVNYVLGSLVQRTGLSGTDRVLGICFGALRGVLIVSAILFIADSFTPLPKSEDWQQSQLIPQFSQIIRWFFDYLQNASSFLPEKSLSPLG from the coding sequence ATGGTCTGGATTGATTATACAATTATTGCCATCATTGGTTTCTCGGCACTGGTTAGCCTGATACGCGGTTTTGTTCGCGAAGCGCTCTCACTGGTCACTTGGGGGTGTGCTTTCTTTGTTGCAAGTCACTTTTATACTTATCTGGCGGCTTATTTCACCCGCCTGGAAGATGAACTGGTGCGTAATGGGGTAGCGATTGCTATCTTATTTATTGCAACACTGATTGTTGGTGCAGTCGTAAACTATGTGCTTGGTTCACTTGTTCAGCGGACAGGCCTGTCAGGTACTGATCGGGTTCTGGGGATCTGTTTTGGGGCACTGCGTGGTGTATTAATTGTTTCTGCAATTTTATTTATTGCAGATTCTTTCACGCCGCTCCCTAAAAGTGAGGATTGGCAACAGTCACAACTCATCCCACAGTTCAGTCAAATTATCAGGTGGTTTTTTGACTACCTGCAAAACGCGTCGAGTTTCCTACCGGAGAAATCACTCTCTCCGCTTGGCTGA
- the dedD gene encoding cell division protein DedD, translated as MASKFQNRLVGTLVLVALGIIVLPVLFDGDKKHNESQFASIPLALKPGDEEDIDLIAPLTQDMPSTPPEGAAEAMAKQAQELQPDMLSSSLLSEPAPMAPPPVEITQAPKATVKSEPNPQPKVDVKRETRAETKPEVKSESKTTPVKAPQGVAYVVQLGALKNAGKVDEIVAKLRLSGHQVYVIPSSPVQGELTRIYVGPNASRQTLESTLPELKELTGLQGQIKNYSP; from the coding sequence GTGGCAAGTAAATTTCAAAATCGTTTAGTTGGAACCCTCGTTCTTGTGGCACTGGGTATAATTGTGTTACCGGTGCTATTTGACGGCGATAAGAAACATAATGAAAGCCAGTTTGCTTCCATCCCGCTGGCACTCAAGCCTGGTGATGAAGAAGATATCGATTTGATTGCACCCCTGACGCAGGATATGCCATCGACACCACCGGAAGGGGCGGCTGAAGCGATGGCAAAGCAAGCACAAGAGCTACAGCCAGATATGCTGTCCAGTTCGTTATTGTCAGAGCCTGCGCCAATGGCACCGCCGCCTGTGGAGATCACACAAGCGCCCAAAGCGACGGTTAAATCTGAACCCAATCCTCAGCCAAAGGTGGACGTTAAACGGGAAACGAGGGCTGAAACCAAACCTGAAGTTAAGTCTGAAAGCAAAACCACGCCAGTAAAGGCACCGCAGGGAGTGGCATATGTTGTTCAGCTTGGTGCATTGAAGAATGCGGGTAAAGTGGATGAGATTGTGGCGAAGCTGCGTCTTTCGGGTCATCAGGTCTATGTTATTCCTTCTTCTCCAGTACAGGGAGAACTAACGCGGATTTATGTCGGGCCGAATGCATCAAGGCAAACCCTTGAATCCACTTTGCCTGAATTGAAAGAATTGACGGGTTTGCAAGGGCAAATCAAAAACTACAGTCCCTGA
- the folC gene encoding bifunctional tetrahydrofolate synthase/dihydrofolate synthase codes for MSDILQIPQATSSLITWLSYLGNLHAKAIDMGLERVGALADQLDLLHPAPKVITVSGTNGKGTTCHTLESILLAAGLKVGVYSSPHLVRYTERVRIQGKEPAEQDFCRVFADIEAQRGDITLTYFEYGTLAALQLFKEADLDVVILEVGLGGRLDATNIVDSDVAAITSIALDHIDWLGADREHIGREKAGIFRQGRFAVVGEPDMPHTIAEVADELGAKLFRRGADWDFSQDANSWYWRTGDQQFSELPVPNLPLANAATAMGVIYCLLQQNDNVSQAINEQAIREGLSKAQLPGRFQIVRENPLVILDVAHNPHAAGYLVQKLAKLPRAPDSKIRGVVGMLEDKDIAGTLACLAQQVDEWYCASLHEFRGAEANILAEHLGDARTFVEVEQAWHQAMAEASVQDIIVVCGSFHTVAHVMEALEEVKEGGK; via the coding sequence ATGTCTGATATATTGCAAATTCCTCAAGCCACGTCGTCACTGATAACGTGGCTTTCCTATCTTGGAAATCTACACGCAAAAGCCATTGATATGGGGCTTGAACGTGTGGGAGCACTCGCCGATCAGTTAGATTTGCTGCATCCGGCGCCGAAAGTCATCACCGTGTCCGGCACGAATGGCAAGGGGACGACTTGTCATACCCTTGAATCCATTCTACTGGCCGCTGGCCTGAAGGTCGGAGTGTACAGCTCCCCGCATCTGGTGCGTTATACCGAACGGGTACGTATACAGGGTAAAGAGCCGGCGGAACAGGATTTCTGCCGTGTATTCGCGGACATCGAAGCTCAACGTGGTGATATCACACTAACCTATTTTGAATACGGTACTTTGGCTGCGTTACAGCTTTTTAAAGAAGCTGATCTTGATGTCGTCATTCTGGAAGTGGGGCTGGGCGGGCGTCTGGATGCGACCAATATTGTGGATTCAGATGTTGCGGCAATCACCAGCATTGCACTCGATCATATTGATTGGCTGGGTGCGGATCGCGAACATATTGGCCGTGAAAAAGCAGGTATTTTCCGTCAGGGGCGTTTTGCCGTGGTGGGGGAGCCTGATATGCCACATACCATCGCTGAAGTGGCTGATGAGCTGGGAGCGAAATTGTTTCGTCGCGGTGCTGACTGGGATTTCTCACAGGATGCGAACAGTTGGTACTGGCGCACAGGAGATCAACAGTTCAGTGAATTACCCGTCCCTAATCTGCCTCTGGCGAACGCTGCAACAGCGATGGGAGTGATTTACTGTCTGTTGCAGCAGAATGATAACGTCAGTCAGGCCATTAATGAACAGGCGATCCGTGAAGGGTTAAGTAAGGCTCAGTTACCGGGGCGTTTCCAAATCGTCAGGGAAAACCCGCTGGTGATTTTGGATGTGGCACATAATCCCCATGCAGCAGGTTATCTAGTACAGAAACTGGCAAAATTGCCCCGCGCACCAGACAGTAAGATCCGTGGTGTCGTTGGCATGCTGGAAGACAAGGATATAGCGGGTACGCTTGCTTGTCTTGCCCAGCAGGTTGACGAATGGTACTGCGCATCATTGCATGAATTCCGTGGGGCAGAAGCAAACATATTGGCCGAGCACCTTGGCGATGCCCGAACATTTGTGGAAGTTGAGCAGGCATGGCATCAGGCCATGGCAGAAGCCTCAGTGCAGGATATCATCGTGGTCTGCGGCTCTTTCCATACTGTTGCTCATGTCATGGAGGCTCTGGAGGAGGTGAAGGAAGGTGGCAAGTAA
- the accD gene encoding acetyl-CoA carboxylase, carboxyltransferase subunit beta, which translates to MSWIEKILNKSKIMQTRKASIPEGVWTKCDSCGQVLYRAELERNLEVCPKCDHHMRISARERLHTFLDQGTGIELGSELEPKDLLKFRDTKKYKDRLVAAQKQTQEKDALIVMKGSLYEMPVVAGSFEFAFMGGSMGSVVGARFVRAVEQSLEDNCPLVCFTSSGGARMQEALMSLMQMAKTSAALAKMQDRGLPYICVLTNPTMGGVTASLGMLGDINIAEPKALIGFAGPRVIEQTVREKLPAGFQRSEFLLEKGAIDMIVRRPEMREKIANLLSMLTRQPHPGTKVETVAEMVAEPAEVETDININPNKEDV; encoded by the coding sequence ATGAGCTGGATTGAAAAGATTCTCAATAAAAGCAAAATCATGCAAACTCGTAAGGCAAGTATACCTGAGGGAGTTTGGACAAAATGTGATAGTTGTGGTCAGGTACTTTATCGTGCTGAATTAGAGCGTAACCTTGAAGTGTGCCCGAAGTGTGACCACCACATGCGGATTTCAGCCCGTGAGCGATTGCATACATTTCTGGATCAAGGAACCGGTATCGAATTAGGCAGTGAACTGGAACCTAAAGATCTTCTGAAATTCCGTGACACTAAAAAATACAAAGATCGTTTGGTAGCAGCCCAGAAGCAGACGCAGGAAAAAGATGCGCTGATTGTGATGAAAGGCTCACTGTACGAAATGCCAGTTGTAGCAGGATCATTTGAATTTGCCTTTATGGGTGGCTCCATGGGCTCTGTAGTCGGTGCGCGTTTTGTCCGCGCTGTCGAACAGTCACTGGAAGACAACTGCCCACTCGTCTGTTTTACTTCCAGTGGTGGCGCACGGATGCAGGAAGCGCTGATGTCTCTGATGCAGATGGCAAAAACCAGTGCCGCGCTGGCGAAAATGCAAGATCGAGGTCTGCCTTATATCTGTGTCCTGACTAACCCGACGATGGGAGGAGTGACAGCAAGTCTGGGAATGCTGGGTGACATCAACATTGCTGAACCTAAGGCATTGATTGGGTTTGCTGGTCCCCGCGTCATTGAACAGACCGTGCGTGAAAAACTGCCGGCAGGCTTCCAACGCAGTGAATTTCTGCTGGAAAAAGGCGCAATTGACATGATTGTACGTCGTCCAGAAATGCGTGAGAAAATAGCCAATCTGCTTTCGATGTTGACTCGTCAGCCTCATCCCGGCACAAAAGTAGAAACGGTAGCGGAAATGGTTGCTGAACCCGCTGAGGTTGAAACTGACATAAACATCAATCCTAATAAAGAAGATGTCTGA
- a CDS encoding DedA family protein, protein MEFLTHFVDFAKFIVDFILHIDAHLKELVSDYGNWVYGILFLIIFCETGLVVTPFLPGDSLLFVAGALSALDSNDLNVHIMVALMITAAIIGDAVNYTIGRIFGEKLFTNPNSKIFRRSYLDKTHEFYEKHGGKAIILARFVPIIRTFAPFVAGMGKMSYRHFAAYNVIGAFIWVLLFTYAGYLFGDMPIIQQNLKLLIVAIIFISILPGIIEIWRHRRAASKKAVDGK, encoded by the coding sequence ATGGAATTTTTAACTCATTTTGTTGATTTTGCTAAGTTCATTGTCGATTTTATTTTACACATTGATGCACATTTGAAGGAATTGGTCAGTGATTATGGCAATTGGGTATATGGCATCTTATTCCTGATCATATTTTGTGAAACGGGTCTGGTGGTCACGCCATTTTTGCCGGGAGATTCGCTGCTGTTTGTGGCAGGCGCATTATCTGCATTAGATTCCAATGATCTGAATGTGCATATTATGGTGGCGTTGATGATTACAGCGGCAATTATTGGTGACGCTGTAAACTATACAATTGGTCGTATTTTTGGTGAAAAATTATTTACCAACCCGAATTCAAAGATTTTCCGCCGCAGTTATTTGGATAAAACCCATGAGTTTTATGAAAAACACGGTGGAAAAGCGATAATTCTGGCACGATTTGTGCCGATTATTAGAACATTTGCACCGTTCGTTGCGGGAATGGGGAAAATGTCTTACCGCCATTTTGCTGCTTATAATGTAATCGGTGCATTTATATGGGTGCTATTATTCACGTATGCCGGTTATTTATTCGGCGATATGCCAATCATACAGCAGAACCTGAAATTATTGATTGTTGCAATTATCTTTATTTCTATCCTGCCAGGCATCATTGAAATTTGGCGTCATCGACGAGCTGCATCCAAAAAAGCAGTAGATGGCAAGTAG
- the truA gene encoding tRNA pseudouridine(38-40) synthase TruA, giving the protein MSDAELSQSVPEAEKVKIALGIEYDGSRYYGWQRQQEVKSVQECLEKALSKVADEPISVFCAGRTDAGVHATGQVVHFKTSAQRKDAAWTMGVNSHLPPDIAVRWVKTVDDEFHARFSATARRYRYIIFNHRYRPAVLAQGVTHFHYLLDERKMHEAAQSLLGENDFTSFRAVQCQSNSPWRNMMHINVSRHGHYVVVDIKANAFVHHMVRNIVGSLLEIGCSNQDIGWMAELLALKDRTKAAATAKAEGLYLVAVDYPEHFGLPAPTMGPLFLANDLI; this is encoded by the coding sequence ATGTCTGATGCAGAGCTGAGTCAGTCTGTACCAGAGGCAGAAAAAGTGAAAATTGCACTGGGGATTGAATATGATGGCAGCCGCTATTATGGTTGGCAGCGCCAGCAAGAAGTAAAAAGTGTGCAGGAATGTCTGGAAAAAGCTTTGTCAAAAGTGGCAGATGAACCGATTTCGGTTTTCTGTGCAGGCAGAACGGATGCGGGGGTACATGCTACTGGGCAGGTAGTGCATTTTAAAACCTCAGCACAACGTAAAGATGCTGCCTGGACAATGGGAGTCAATAGTCATTTGCCACCCGATATCGCAGTGCGCTGGGTAAAAACGGTGGATGATGAATTTCATGCCCGTTTCAGTGCAACGGCACGTCGTTATCGATATATAATCTTTAACCATCGCTATCGCCCTGCGGTGTTAGCACAGGGCGTCACGCATTTTCACTATCTACTCGATGAGAGAAAAATGCATGAAGCGGCGCAGAGTTTACTGGGAGAGAATGACTTTACTTCTTTCAGGGCAGTACAGTGCCAATCTAATTCACCGTGGCGCAATATGATGCACATTAATGTCAGTCGGCACGGGCATTATGTGGTGGTGGACATTAAAGCGAATGCATTTGTTCATCACATGGTACGTAATATTGTTGGCAGTTTGCTGGAAATTGGTTGTAGTAATCAGGATATCGGCTGGATGGCTGAACTACTGGCACTGAAAGACAGAACAAAAGCGGCGGCAACAGCCAAAGCTGAGGGATTATATTTAGTTGCGGTGGATTATCCTGAGCACTTTGGTTTACCTGCACCCACTATGGGGCCGTTGTTTCTAGCTAATGATTTAATCTGA